The following proteins are encoded in a genomic region of Flavobacteriales bacterium:
- a CDS encoding SHOCT domain-containing protein, translated as MKTIILVMTLMLSLTSLGQKLKTVDNFDMSTPFDEVKNSYKMSFFIENSLTLADGSAIIIGDELKLGTSASKLSNSYETIFIGTINGLTTAAVAGAPPTRASTAFKGNTYILSKIKCMRFQGQLSFQLELTNSKSTAALKSMKTIVASSLSLENGELVNPNAPMSSDEALAELKRAKDKLDLGLITQAEFDEIKSKLAPLIK; from the coding sequence ATGAAAACAATTATTTTAGTCATGACTCTGATGCTGAGTCTGACAAGTTTGGGACAAAAACTGAAAACAGTTGATAATTTCGATATGTCAACTCCGTTTGATGAAGTAAAGAACAGTTACAAAATGAGCTTCTTTATTGAAAATAGTCTGACTTTGGCTGATGGCTCTGCTATAATTATAGGGGATGAATTAAAGTTAGGTACTTCTGCTAGTAAGCTTTCGAACAGTTATGAAACTATATTTATAGGAACAATAAATGGACTCACTACCGCTGCAGTGGCAGGTGCACCGCCTACTAGAGCTTCTACAGCTTTCAAAGGCAATACATACATATTGAGTAAAATAAAATGTATGAGATTTCAGGGTCAATTAAGTTTTCAACTAGAGTTGACTAATTCAAAATCGACAGCAGCACTTAAGAGTATGAAAACTATAGTAGCAAGTAGTTTGTCTCTTGAAAATGGTGAGTTAGTTAACCCGAATGCACCTATGAGTAGTGACGAAGCTCTCGCTGAATTGAAAAGAGCAAAAGATAAACTAGACCTCGGGCTTATTACACAAGCTGAATTTGACGAAATAAAGTCAAAACTAGCTCCACTTATTAAGTAA